The genomic interval AGTGGGCAAGGGCAAGACCATCGTCGTCGTGCTCCCCGACTCCGGCAGCAGCTACATCAGCAAGTTCCACTCGGATGAGTGGATGCGCGACAACGGCTTCATGGAGGACAAGGGCACGGGCACCGTGCGCGACATCATCGGCGCCAAGCAGCGCGACGTGAAGACGGCGCGCAAGGGCGACCGCGTGGACCAGGTGGTGGAGACGATGCGCGGCCACGGAATCAGCCAGATGCCCGTCGTGTCCGAGGATGGCCGCGCGGTCGGCATGGTGCACGAGTACGACCTGCTCAACGCGCTGGTCGCCGGGAAGGTGAAGTTCGCCGACGCCATCGACTCCATCGTCGCCCCGCTCCAGGGCGCGCTGTCGATGGACACCAGCATCGCCCGCCTGCGCGAAATCTTCGCGATGGACAACGTGGCCGTCGTGAAGGAGGGCGAGAAGGTCGTCGCCATCGTCACGAAGATCGACCTCATCGACTTCCTGCACCGCACGGCGGCCTAGCAGGCCCCCAGTCAGTCCGTCGGCGCATGGAGGGCCTCTCACCTCGGGTGGGAGGCCCTTTGCGCGTTCAGGGCCAGGGCGTCACCATTCATGTCCGAAAACCGCGAGCGCGCGCGGAGCCTCGGTGACACTGTCCGGGCATGGACTTGCTCGACTCCGACGCCTGCTATCGCGCGCTCCAGACGCGGGATGCCCGCTTCGACGGCCGGCTCTTCGTCGGAGTGACGTCGACCGGCATCTACTGCCGCCCCATCTGCCCGGCCCGTACGCCCAAGCGGGAGAACTGCTGCTTCCACGCGTCCGCCGCCGCCGCGCAGGAAGCGGGCTTCCGGCCCTGTCTGCGCTGCCGCCCAGAGACCGCGCCGGACCTGGCCTCGTGGCGGGGGACGTCCAACACCGTGTCGCGCGCGCTGGCGCTCATCGCGGAAGGCGCGCTGGATGGAGGCGAGGCGGGAGTCGACGCGCTGGCGGAGCGGCTGGGCGTGGGAGAGCGCCAGTTGCGCCGCCTGTTCAAGCAGCACCTGGGCGCAACCCCCGTGGCCGTCGCGCAGACGCGCCGCGTGCTGTTCGCCAAGCAGCTCATCCAGGAGACACGGATGCCGCTGGCGGAGGTGGCGCTCGCCTCGGGGTTTGGCAGCGTCCGGCGCTTCAACGAGACCTTCCAGGGGCTCTACCAGCGCCCGCCCAGCGCGCTGCGCCGCAAGCGCCAGACAGCGGAGCCCTCCAGCGCCGTGGCGGAGGCGGGCGTGACGCTGCGGCTGCGCTACCGTCCGCCGTACGACTGGGCGTCGATGCTCGAGTACCTCTCCGCGCGCGCCATCGAAGGCGTGGAGCAGGTCTCCCGTACGAGCTACCGGCGCATGGTGTCGCAGGACGGCGGCGTGGGCACGGTGGAGGTCTCGCACGAGCCCACGCGCAACAACCTCGTCGTCACGATTCGCTTCCCACGGGTGGCGTCACTGCCCGCCATCGTCGCGCGTGTGCGCCGGGTGTTCGACGTGGGAGCGGACATCGAGGTGATTGGTGCCCACCTCGCCAAGGACCCGTTCCTCGCGCCCCTCGTGGCGCTGCGGCCCGGGCTGCGAGCCCCGGGCGGATGGGACGGCTTCGAGCTGGCGGTGCGAGCGATTCTGGGCCAGCAGGTGACGGTGGAGGCGGCGCGGAAGCTCGCGGGGCGGCTCGTGGCCCTGTGTGGCGAGGGACTCCCGATGCCAGAGGGGCTGCCCCCGGAACTGAGCCGCACCTTCCCCTCCCCCGAGCGCGTTGCGCGCACGGACCTGACCGCGCTGGGAATGCCCTCCGCGCGCAAGGCCACGTTGAAGGCGCTGGCGGACGCGGCGCTGGCGGATCCCCTCCTCTTCCATCCGTTCGGCACCGTCGAGGAAGGCATCGCCCGGCTGCGCTCCATCCGAGGCGTGGGCGAGTGGACCGCGCAGTACATCGCGCTGCGCGCCTTGCGAGAGACGGACGCGTTCCCAGCCAGCGACGTCGCGCTGCTGCGGAGCGCGGCGACGGACGAAGGAGCACGGCCTTCGCCCGAGGACCTGCTCCAACGCGCGGAGCCCTGGAGGCCCTGGCGGGCCTATGCCGCGCAGCATCTGTGGGCCGCGGACCCGGGCCCACGCACTCGACTTCAGGAGGTACGTCATGGCTGAGACGCTTCGCTTCATCATCGACAAGACGGGCACGCCCATCGGCGAGCTCATCGTCGTCGCGGACCCCGAGGGCCACCTGCGCGCGGTGGACTGGACCGAGCACGAAGGGCGCATGCGGCAGTTGCTCCGGCTGCACTATGGCGAGAACGGTTACGTGCTCGAAGCCGGGCGGAACCCCGGCGGCCTCACCGAGGTGATGCGGGCGTACTTCGAGGGGAAGCTGGACGCCATCGACACCCTGCCCTCACGCACCGCGGGCACCCCGTTCCAGCGCCAGGTGTGGACGGCGCTGCGGGAAATCCCCTGCGGGGCCACGGTGTCGTATTCGGAGCTGGCGCGGCGCATCGGCCGGCCCGCGGCGGTGCGCGCGGTGGGGATGGCCAATGGCGCCAACCCCGTGGGCATCGTCGTCCCGTGTCACCGCGTGGTGGGCGCCAACGGCTCGCTCACGGGCTACGGAGGCGGCATTGATCGCAAGCGCTGGCTGCTCGCGCACGAAGCGAAGGCCCGCGCGTCTTCCGCTGCCTGAAATCCTCCCCGCCGTTATCCAGACGCCCCGACATCTCCCACCCCTGAGAGGACCGCTTCCCATGCCTGTCGCCCCACCGAGTTCCGCCCGTGAGTTCCGCCAGTTGCACCAATCGGGACTGCTGTTGCTGGTCAATGCGTGGGACGCGGGAAGCGCCCGGGTGATGGAGAGCCTGGGGGCCAAGGCCATCGCCACGACGAGCGCCGGCCTGGCCTGGTCCCAGGGCTATCCCGATGGCGACCTGCTCCCGATGAACAGGCTCCTGGACGCGGTGGCCTCCATCGCGCGAGTCATCAAGGTCCCGCTGACCGTGGACATGGAAGGGGGCTATTCGAGCGAGCCGTATGCGGTGGGGGAACTGGCCGCGGGAGTGCTGGAGGCGGGAGGCGTCGGCATCAACCTGGAGGACGGCACCGGCACGGTGGACCTGCTGTGCGCGAAGATTGAAGCGGTGAAGCTCGCCGCGGCACGCAAGGGCGCGGACCTGTTCGTGAACGCGCGCACGGATGTGTTCCTGCGTGGAATCGGCCCCGCGGAGCGCCGCGTCGAGGAGACGCTGGCCCGGGCCAAGCGCCTGCGGGATGCGGGGGCCGACGGCCTCTTCGTCCCGGGCGTGAAGGCCCCCGCCGACATCAAGACCATCGCCTCCGAGGCGGGCCTGCCCCTCAACGTCATGGCGACGGCGGGCGTGCCTCATGCCTCGGAGCTGGAGGCGTTGGGCGCTCGCCGGCTGAGCTCGGGCGCGAGCATCGCCACGGCGACATTGGGACGCGTGGCCACGCTCACCACGGAGTTCCTGCGCAACGGCGGCACCGCGGCATCACCGGAGGCGGGCATCACCTACCCGGCCATCAATGCGCTCTTGAACCGGCCCTGAGCTGCGTCACCCACGAGCATGGGCGGCTCACCTTTCCGCGAGCCGCCCTCCGTGGAGCATGGTGCCGCCCTACTTCGCCGCCGTGCCCTCGGGGCGACGTGAGAAGAGCGCGTTGGCGATTTCAGTCATCACCACTTCGCCAGACTGGTTGCGGACCTCGAAGCGGAACTTGATGGCGCCCCGGTCCGGCTTGCTTCGCGACGGCGTCGTCGAGATGACCTCGAACCGCGCGGTCAGCGCATCCCCGGGTCGCACCGGGCGCAGCCACTTCAACTCATCGAGCCCCGGAGAGCCCAGGCTCGCGGAGCCCTTCAACAGGTGCTCCACCACGAGCTTGTGGCAGATGGACGCGGTGTGCCATCCGCTCGCGATGATGCCGCCGAAGATTCCCTCGCGGCCCCCTTCATCACTCAGGTGGAAGGGCTGCGGGTCGAACTGCTTCGCGAAGGCGATGATCTCCTCCCGCGAGATGACATACGGCCCGGCCTCGCTCGCGTCGCCGGGTTGGAAGTCCTCGAAGTAGCGCATGACTTCATCCATAGGCCGCTCGGCGGAGCGAGGCAACGGATTGAAACCGCGGTCATGACAGGCGACCACATTTCCCCGTCTTTCTCGCCTCATTTGCCCCATGACAAGATGAACGGGCCACACCCAACAGTCCTCATCCGGAGACACCATGTTCGCGAAGCTCAAGAGCCAGCGGTCCATGTTGCTGTCCATGTTGCTCGTGCTGGGGCTCGCCGCCCTCTCGGTGGGAGAGTCTCCCGCCGCGCTCGCCGAGGAGGAAGGTGATGCGCAGTGCAACGAACAGGTGAGCACGCCCCCGCCCAGCATGGTGCTCGCCGACAGCGGACACTCCGCCGCGGCCTGCCGGCCCACGTGTGCGGGGCCGTGTTGGACTTGTATCCTGGGCGTCTGTGAAAACCGCTGTATGTGATTCCTCGCCGCGCGCGGGGCACGCCGGACACATCCCTGGGTCCGGCGTCAGCCCCTCCTATCGCGCTCGTCCAGGCGCCCCGCTCCCCCCTGGCGGAGGCCACCATGACGACCCTCCGAGTGAGTCCCGTGAAGTGCGCTGTCTGTGACGGCGTGAGTGAGCACCGAGTCCTGGGCAGCACCTCCACCTTCGGCCATCCCGACCTGGACGGGAGCCCCTGGGCCTCGCACGCACGACGGACGATACGGTTCTGGGTCCAGACATGCCGCTCGTGTGGTTGCTGCGCGAACAGCCTGGATGACGCCCCCGCCGGCGCGGACGCGGTGGTCCGCTCGGAGGCCTGTCGCGCCCAGGCCCCATGGACGACCCGCGCCTGGAGTACCTGCCGAGACGAAGGAGCGAACCCAGTGGGCCACGGAGAAGCCCGAGTTGCTCGCGCTGCTTGCGGAGGGCAAGGCGGGACTGGGCCGAACGTTGGAGCGCAGGCTCCTGGCGGAGCATCCCCACGAGGTCGTCATCAACCGGTGCCCGAAGTGTGGCGCGCCCGCACGAACGCCCTGGCCCGTCAGTGCCGGGCCTGCCCGCATACCTGGCGAGAGGTTCCCCGCTGAGCCGTCCCGCGGCCGTGAGCCGTGAGGACTCCGGCCTGCCTCCTGGGTCCAACATCAACGGGTGGGACACGACGGGTGTATCAACACCCAGGAAGACCTGGCGCGTAGGGCGCTAAGCTCCGTGTCCTATTTCCAGGAGGAACTGAAATGAGTGTCAAACCATGGCTCGCCGCGCTGGGATTCGCCGCTGCGGGGTTGGGTTGCAGTGGTGATGACGGCGCGGTGGGCGCGCAAGGTCTGCAGGGCACCCAGGGTCTGCAGGGGCCGAAGGGAGAAGCCGGCCCCGCAGGACCACCCGGCGAGCGGGGACCTCAAGGGCCCGTGGGTCCGTCGTGGAACGTGGGCACGGGGCTGGCGCTGAGCAACAATGTGCTCAGCGTCGACTTCACGGGGGACAACGCGCCTGTTTCCCGCAACGACTCGCGGCTCTCGGACGCACGCGCGCCGACTCGCGGCAGCAACGACTACATCCAGAGCTTCGCCAGCAGTGGCAAGACCCAGGATGCCTCATTCGTCCTCTCCGGCACGGGCACCGTGCAAGGACGCATGACGACCAACGCGGACCTGCTCGTCGACGCCTCGGCCGCCATCACCGCTCCCGTCCCCCTCCTGAAGCTCCAGAACACCAGCAACGCGGGCGTGAGCTGGACGCAGTTCCCGCTGCTCACCGTGGACTCGGCGGGCGGGCTCCTGGCACGGGGCGAGGCGGGCCAGGGAACGATTCCGATGACGGGCAAGGGCATCCGCCTCATGTGGTGGCCCCGCCAGGGCGCCTTCCGCGCAGGCTATGCCGACAACCAATGGGACAGCGGCAACGTGGGCCTGTACTCGTGGGCCGGCGGCAACCAGTCCCTCGCCAACGGCCAGAGCTCCTTCGCCATGGGTGAGCGCTGCACGGCCAGCGGCCGCAACTCCCTGTGCATGGGTAACAACAGCAACGCCGGCGCGGATGGTGCCATCGCCATCGGCTCCAACGTCATTGCGGGCGACTCAAGCATCTCGCTGGGCTATCGCGTGTCGACCGCCAACTTCCCCGGCGCCTTCGCCTTCGGCGACCAGTCGAGCGCCGACATCCACTCCGTCAGCGCTCCGAACCAATTCCTCGTCCGCGCCTCCGGAGGCATCCGGCTCCGCAGCAGCTCCAACCTCTCCCTGGGCTGTGACATCCCGGCCGAGACCGCCAACATCACTTGCACCTCCGACCGCAACGAGAAGGACGACTTCCGGCAGGTCGACGGCGAGGCGTTGCTCAGCAAGGTGGCCAACCTCCCCATCTCCACCTGGCGCTTCAAGGCCGAGCACACCGACGTGCGCCACATGGGCCCCGTCGCGCAGGACTTCCGCGCCACGTTTGGCCTTGGCTCGGACAACAAGAGCATTGGCTTGCTCGACATCTCCGGCGTGAATCTCGCGGCCATCCAGGCGCTCGAGGTCCGCACCCGCGAACTGCGCGAGAAGACCGCCGAGGTCGACGCCCTCAAGTCGGAGATGGCCGAGCTCAAGCGCACCATGTCCCGCCTCGAGGCCGCGGTCCTCTCGAAGGACGCGCGCCCGTAGCCCCAAGCCCTCCGGGCACTCAAGCCCGGACAGACGAAGGGCCTTCGCGCCTCCCTTTCACGGGGAGCACGAAGGCCCTCGAACATCTGGGATGACGCTTCGGACTACTTCACCGCGTCGAGCGCCTGGGCCAGGTCGTCGATGAGGTCCTGCGAGTCCTCGATGCCCACGGACAGGCGGATGAAGCCGTCCGCGATGCCCAGCTTCTCACGCGTCTCCTTCGGCACGGAGGCGTGGGTCATGATGGCCGGGTGCTCGATGAGGGACTCGACGCCACCGAGCGACTCGGCGCACGCGAACACCTTCGTCGTCTTGAGGAAGCGGCGCGCCGCCTCCAGGCCGCCGTGGATGTCGAACGTCAGCATGCCGCCGAAGCCCTTCATCTGCTGCTTGGCGAGCGCGTGCTGCGGGTGCGTCTCCAGGCCCGGGTAGGTGACCTTCTTCACCTTCGGGTGCGAGACGAGGAACTGCGACACCTTCATCGCGTTGAGCGCGTGCCGGTCCATGCGCACGTGCAGCGTCTTCACGCCGCGCAGCACGAGGAAGCTGTCGAACGCGCCGGACACACCGCCCACGGCGTTCTGGAGGAAGTACATCCGCTCGGCCACATCCTCGCGGCTGGTGCAGACGAAGCCGCCCACCACGTCGCTGTGCCCGTTGAGGTACTTGGTCGTGGAGTGCGTCACCACGTCGAAGCCGAGGTCCAGCGGGCGCTGGAAGTACGGCGTCATGAACGTGTTGTCCGCGACGGCCAGGATGCCCCGCTTCTTGGCGACCTCGGCGATGCGCGCCAGGTCGATGAGCTTGAGCATCGGGTTGGTGGGCGACTCCACCCACACCATCTTCGTCTTGGGCGTGATGGCCGCTTCGAATGCCCCCGGCTGGGACAGGTCGACGAAGGAGAAGTTCAGGCCGCTGCGCTTGAAGACCTTGTCGAAGATGCGGAAGGTGCCGCCGTACACGTCGTCGGAGACGACCACGTGGTCCCCGGCGTCCAGCATGTGCATCAGCATGTCCGTGGCCGCCAGGCCCGAGGCGAACGCGGCGCCATGCTTCGCACCCTCGAGCGCGGCCAGACAGTCCTGGAGCGCCTTGCGCGTGGGGTTGTGGGTCCGGCTGTACTCGTAGCCCTTGTGCTCCCCGGGTCCATCCTGGACGTAGGTGGAACTCAGGTAGACGGGGGTCATGATGGCGCCCGTCGTGGGGTCCGGCTCCTGGCCGGCATGAATGGCGAGGGTGTCGAAGCGCATGGGCGGGGACTAACACAGCCCCCTCGGCCGCGCATCAGCACCGCTGCCCTACTCGAACGTCCCGTGCCGACCCGCCCCCTTCGCGAACCGGGTGGCCCCCGCGATGGACTCGCTCTCCAGCACCTTCACGCCCCCCAGGAACTCCTGACGCAGTGCTTCCTCCAGCCCCAACCCCACCTGCGCATAGGCCGAAGCCCGGTCCGCGTTCATGCAAGCCTGCGGAAACGCGGCCACTTCCCGGGCGAGCGCCTCGGCCGCTTCCCGCGCCTGGCCCTTGGGGACCACCCGGTTGACCAGCCCCATGGCCAGCGCCTCCTGCGCCGATACCGGGCGGCCCGTGAGGATGAGGTCCATGGCCCGCGACAGGCCGATGAGCCGAGGCAGGCGCACCGTGCCCCCATCGATGAGGGGCACACCCCAGCGCCGGCAGAAGACCCCCAGCACCGCGTCCTCCTCCACCACGCGCAAGTCACACCACAGCGCCAGCTCCAATCCCCCCGCCACCGCATGGCCGCTGATGGCCGCGATGACGGGCTTGCCCAGCACCATGCGCGAGGGCCCCATCGGACCATCCCCGTCGACCTCCAGCCGGGGCAGCCGCCGCTCCGAGACGGCCTTGAGGTCCGCGCCCGCGCAGAACGTCCCGCCATCTCCGTACAGCACTCCCACGCGTGCGTCGGCGTCGGAGTCGAAGGCTCGGAACGCATCCGCGAGCGCCTGGGCGGTGACGCCATCCACCGCGTTGCGCACCTCGGGCCGGTGGAGGACGACGGTGGTGATGGGGCCATTCTTCTCGACGCGCACGCTCATGCCCCGAGTCTTCCTCCCCCCGCCGGCCACCGCAATGCTCCGCGCGGGACAGTCCGAGTGCCCGTCCCCCATCCAAGAGCCCCTTGGGCACGACGTGGGGCCTCTCGGCGCTTGTCGTCCGGGGGAGAGTCGGAGATGAGTGGGGCCAGAAGTGGTCTGGACGAAAAGGACGCTTGGGCATGGCTGCACCCGAAGACACTCAAGGCAACAGCGGCGGCGGCGAGGCGGGCATGTTCGCCAACCGGCTCCGCAAGGGCGCGAAGCACTTTCGCAAGTGGGCCCGCGCCCAGGGGCTGACGGCCTTCCGCGTCTATGACCGGGACATCCCCGAGTACCCCTTCGCGGTGGACCTCTACGGCGACTGCGTCCACGTCACGGAGTATCCGCGCCGCCGCGCGCTCAAGTCCGGCACCGCGGAGACGCAGCGGACAGAGGTGCTCGACGCGGTGGCCCAGGTGCTGGAGGTCCCCACCGAGCGCATCTTCGTGAAGACCCACACGCCCCAGCCCTGGGGCCGCGCGCAGTACGGCCGTGTCGGCGAGGGCAGCGGGAGGCTCGTGGTGGAGGAGCGCGGGCTGAAGTTCTGGGTCAACCTGGGTGACTACCTGGACACCGGCCTCTTCATGGACCACCGCGACACCCGGCAGCGCGTGCGCGAGGAGGCTCAGGGCAAGCGCTTCCTCAACCTCTTCGCATACACGGGGGCCTTCACCGTCTACGCCGCCGCGGGTGGCGCCAAGAGCACCGTGACGGTGGACCTGTCCAACACGTACCTGGACTGGGCCGAGGACAATCTGGACCTGAATGGACTGGCGGACTCGCGCCACGAGCTCATCCGCGCGGACGCGAAGGCGTGGGTGGAAGCCCAGGCGCAGGGCCCCGAGCGCTATGACCTCATCGTCTGCGACCCGCCCTCCTTCTCCACGTCGAAGAAGATGACGGGCTCGTTCAACGTGCAGAGAGACCACGTGCGGCTCTTGGACGCGCTCCGGACGCTGCTCGCGCCCGGAGGTGTCCTCTACTTCTCCAACAACTTCCTCGGCTTCCAGCTCGACGCCAAGGCCACGCGCGGCTGGAAGTCCGTGGAAGAGCTCACACCCGCCTCCATCCCCGAGGACTTCCAGCGCAAGGACATCCACCGCTGCTGGCGGATGGTGGCGCCCTGAGTACCTCCGGGCGCCACCGCTCGCGATGGACTACTGCCAGCAGGCGTTGTTGACGCAGCGCTCGCCCGCGGGGCACTCGCAGTTGGCCAGGCAGGACTTGCCGCTGCCCTGAGGCTTGCACGAGCCCTCCTGGCACACCTGGGCGGCGGGGCACTCGCAGTTGGCGCGGCACACCGTGCCCGCGTCAGGAGGAGGCGGCGGCTGGTGGCAGTAACCCTCCGCGCAGACCTGACCCGCGGGGCACTCGCAGTTGGCGGTGCACGCGGTGCCGGGCCCCGCATCGGGAGGAGGCGGCGGCTGGCGGCAGTAGCCTTCCGCGCAGACCTGACCCGAGGGGCAGTCACAGTTGGCCTGGCACGCCTTGCCCGGGTCGGGCTGCGAGGGACGGCACTGGCCATTCGTGCAGACCTGCCCGGAGGGGCAGTCGCAGTTGGCGCGGCACTCGCCGCCGTGGGGAATGGGCTGGCAGTAGCCAATCTCGCAGACGTGGTCCGTGGCGCACTCCGTGGTGGACGCGCACTGAGACCGGCACTGGCCATTCACGCAGTCCTTGCCGCCCGTGCAGTCCGCCGCCGAGAGGCACGCGTTCGGGTCCCTCGGACGAGGCCGGCACACGTTGGCGGTGCACGTCTCGGTGCTGGCGCACTGCCCATCCGTGGTGCAGCCGCGGTGGCACTGGTTGTTGATGCAGTAGTTGCCTTGGCCACAATCCTTGTTCACCCAGCACTGGGGAGACTGACCGCCGTCGCTGGGAGCGCCAGCATCCGGGCGCGTGCCACCGTCGGGGCGCGGGCCACCATCTGGACGCGGGCCGCCGTCAGCCGTGCCACCATCCCTCGACGGGGGCGTGCTGGGCGCGCAGAAGCCCGCTTCACACCGGCCCCCCGCACCACAATCCGTGGCGCGCGCGCAGGGCTGGAGGCAGACCGAGTTGATGCAGACCTCGGCGCGCTCACAGTCATTGGATGAGAAGCAATCCCGAGCGTTGGGCGAGCGGTCTCGACAGTAACCGGCGCGGCAGTACTCGTCCGCCTCGCAGTCGCTGTTGGCGACGCAGGCACAGAGTTCGTCTTCATCCATCCAACGGTCGTCGTTCTCGTGAATGATGCAGCCTGGAAGGAAGGCCAACAACAAGACGAGTGGCGTCAGCAGACCGCATACGCGGGGATGCCTCATGGGCGGGGACTCCGAGCTTTCGGGAACCGGTCCGGCCACCGGGTGGGTTGTCCGGTTTCTCCCGCGTTCGTCTCCAGGGCGCTGACGGATGATCAAAAATCTTTTTTGATCGTTCGCCGTCGCCGCGGCGACCCAGGGAGCGCGGAGGTAGTGTGCGCACCTGGACCTTTCACATGGACGGCGGGGAGTTCCTCCAGGGGGGGACCTCATGGCGCGTCCCGGAGGGAGAGCGTCCGGTGATTTTTCGTGAAGCGCAGGCGCTGACAGCGACCGTGGCGCCCGAGGCGCGGCTGGGGCAAGAGCCCGCGTCACCTTCCTCGTCGGATGAACAGCAGCTCCACCTGCTCGTGCGGCGGCTCCAGGAAGGCGACCTCACCGCCTTCGACAGCATCTACGAGCTGACCC from Myxococcus stipitatus carries:
- a CDS encoding AlkA N-terminal domain-containing protein, which encodes MDLLDSDACYRALQTRDARFDGRLFVGVTSTGIYCRPICPARTPKRENCCFHASAAAAQEAGFRPCLRCRPETAPDLASWRGTSNTVSRALALIAEGALDGGEAGVDALAERLGVGERQLRRLFKQHLGATPVAVAQTRRVLFAKQLIQETRMPLAEVALASGFGSVRRFNETFQGLYQRPPSALRRKRQTAEPSSAVAEAGVTLRLRYRPPYDWASMLEYLSARAIEGVEQVSRTSYRRMVSQDGGVGTVEVSHEPTRNNLVVTIRFPRVASLPAIVARVRRVFDVGADIEVIGAHLAKDPFLAPLVALRPGLRAPGGWDGFELAVRAILGQQVTVEAARKLAGRLVALCGEGLPMPEGLPPELSRTFPSPERVARTDLTALGMPSARKATLKALADAALADPLLFHPFGTVEEGIARLRSIRGVGEWTAQYIALRALRETDAFPASDVALLRSAATDEGARPSPEDLLQRAEPWRPWRAYAAQHLWAADPGPRTRLQEVRHG
- the ogt gene encoding methylated-DNA--[protein]-cysteine S-methyltransferase; translated protein: MAETLRFIIDKTGTPIGELIVVADPEGHLRAVDWTEHEGRMRQLLRLHYGENGYVLEAGRNPGGLTEVMRAYFEGKLDAIDTLPSRTAGTPFQRQVWTALREIPCGATVSYSELARRIGRPAAVRAVGMANGANPVGIVVPCHRVVGANGSLTGYGGGIDRKRWLLAHEAKARASSAA
- a CDS encoding isocitrate lyase/phosphoenolpyruvate mutase family protein; protein product: MPVAPPSSAREFRQLHQSGLLLLVNAWDAGSARVMESLGAKAIATTSAGLAWSQGYPDGDLLPMNRLLDAVASIARVIKVPLTVDMEGGYSSEPYAVGELAAGVLEAGGVGINLEDGTGTVDLLCAKIEAVKLAAARKGADLFVNARTDVFLRGIGPAERRVEETLARAKRLRDAGADGLFVPGVKAPADIKTIASEAGLPLNVMATAGVPHASELEALGARRLSSGASIATATLGRVATLTTEFLRNGGTAASPEAGITYPAINALLNRP
- a CDS encoding MaoC family dehydratase, yielding MRYFEDFQPGDASEAGPYVISREEIIAFAKQFDPQPFHLSDEGGREGIFGGIIASGWHTASICHKLVVEHLLKGSASLGSPGLDELKWLRPVRPGDALTARFEVISTTPSRSKPDRGAIKFRFEVRNQSGEVVMTEIANALFSRRPEGTAAK
- a CDS encoding tail fiber domain-containing protein; protein product: MSVKPWLAALGFAAAGLGCSGDDGAVGAQGLQGTQGLQGPKGEAGPAGPPGERGPQGPVGPSWNVGTGLALSNNVLSVDFTGDNAPVSRNDSRLSDARAPTRGSNDYIQSFASSGKTQDASFVLSGTGTVQGRMTTNADLLVDASAAITAPVPLLKLQNTSNAGVSWTQFPLLTVDSAGGLLARGEAGQGTIPMTGKGIRLMWWPRQGAFRAGYADNQWDSGNVGLYSWAGGNQSLANGQSSFAMGERCTASGRNSLCMGNNSNAGADGAIAIGSNVIAGDSSISLGYRVSTANFPGAFAFGDQSSADIHSVSAPNQFLVRASGGIRLRSSSNLSLGCDIPAETANITCTSDRNEKDDFRQVDGEALLSKVANLPISTWRFKAEHTDVRHMGPVAQDFRATFGLGSDNKSIGLLDISGVNLAAIQALEVRTRELREKTAEVDALKSEMAELKRTMSRLEAAVLSKDARP
- a CDS encoding cystathionine gamma-synthase, which codes for MRFDTLAIHAGQEPDPTTGAIMTPVYLSSTYVQDGPGEHKGYEYSRTHNPTRKALQDCLAALEGAKHGAAFASGLAATDMLMHMLDAGDHVVVSDDVYGGTFRIFDKVFKRSGLNFSFVDLSQPGAFEAAITPKTKMVWVESPTNPMLKLIDLARIAEVAKKRGILAVADNTFMTPYFQRPLDLGFDVVTHSTTKYLNGHSDVVGGFVCTSREDVAERMYFLQNAVGGVSGAFDSFLVLRGVKTLHVRMDRHALNAMKVSQFLVSHPKVKKVTYPGLETHPQHALAKQQMKGFGGMLTFDIHGGLEAARRFLKTTKVFACAESLGGVESLIEHPAIMTHASVPKETREKLGIADGFIRLSVGIEDSQDLIDDLAQALDAVK
- a CDS encoding crotonase/enoyl-CoA hydratase family protein — protein: MSVRVEKNGPITTVVLHRPEVRNAVDGVTAQALADAFRAFDSDADARVGVLYGDGGTFCAGADLKAVSERRLPRLEVDGDGPMGPSRMVLGKPVIAAISGHAVAGGLELALWCDLRVVEEDAVLGVFCRRWGVPLIDGGTVRLPRLIGLSRAMDLILTGRPVSAQEALAMGLVNRVVPKGQAREAAEALAREVAAFPQACMNADRASAYAQVGLGLEEALRQEFLGGVKVLESESIAGATRFAKGAGRHGTFE
- a CDS encoding class I SAM-dependent methyltransferase, giving the protein MAAPEDTQGNSGGGEAGMFANRLRKGAKHFRKWARAQGLTAFRVYDRDIPEYPFAVDLYGDCVHVTEYPRRRALKSGTAETQRTEVLDAVAQVLEVPTERIFVKTHTPQPWGRAQYGRVGEGSGRLVVEERGLKFWVNLGDYLDTGLFMDHRDTRQRVREEAQGKRFLNLFAYTGAFTVYAAAGGAKSTVTVDLSNTYLDWAEDNLDLNGLADSRHELIRADAKAWVEAQAQGPERYDLIVCDPPSFSTSKKMTGSFNVQRDHVRLLDALRTLLAPGGVLYFSNNFLGFQLDAKATRGWKSVEELTPASIPEDFQRKDIHRCWRMVAP
- a CDS encoding DUF7107 domain-containing protein, coding for MRHPRVCGLLTPLVLLLAFLPGCIIHENDDRWMDEDELCACVANSDCEADEYCRAGYCRDRSPNARDCFSSNDCERAEVCINSVCLQPCARATDCGAGGRCEAGFCAPSTPPSRDGGTADGGPRPDGGPRPDGGTRPDAGAPSDGGQSPQCWVNKDCGQGNYCINNQCHRGCTTDGQCASTETCTANVCRPRPRDPNACLSAADCTGGKDCVNGQCRSQCASTTECATDHVCEIGYCQPIPHGGECRANCDCPSGQVCTNGQCRPSQPDPGKACQANCDCPSGQVCAEGYCRQPPPPPDAGPGTACTANCECPAGQVCAEGYCHQPPPPPDAGTVCRANCECPAAQVCQEGSCKPQGSGKSCLANCECPAGERCVNNACWQ